One genomic window of Desulfovibrio subterraneus includes the following:
- a CDS encoding acyltransferase family protein — MGKNIVGDQFLYKDMFSILFGVLRITACCLIYKFHFDGIYNYDSGINVLIPFVIFMFLSGFYARENAKNMGGWVRRRLVRIYVPYLLCAVVVIVSNFYMNYKTVNILDVVSVLFGINLFTGGVLYVVSWYVGFIISYYLMYYYFVVLKTKVLKLLPVVFIIVIHNVFGVSLYLLYGFVIGVCLSRLFYRFNVFNGILCTSGGSVFRRIKSLVMVVQNCTYEFFLVHGPVLLLLAHVVKMDGNSALLLGGGISIVFAVILKHIAGEIIKKCQWIEVGQRAIVARTL, encoded by the coding sequence GTGGGAAAGAATATTGTCGGGGACCAGTTTCTATATAAAGACATGTTTTCAATATTGTTTGGTGTTTTAAGAATAACTGCCTGTTGTTTGATTTATAAATTTCATTTTGATGGAATTTATAATTATGATTCTGGTATTAACGTTCTTATTCCTTTCGTAATATTTATGTTTTTATCTGGTTTTTACGCACGGGAAAACGCTAAGAATATGGGTGGTTGGGTAAGAAGGCGGCTTGTAAGAATTTACGTTCCATATTTGTTGTGTGCTGTTGTTGTTATTGTTTCTAATTTTTATATGAATTATAAAACTGTAAATATATTAGATGTTGTTTCGGTGTTGTTTGGCATAAATTTGTTTACTGGTGGAGTTTTGTATGTTGTATCGTGGTATGTTGGATTTATAATTAGCTATTATTTAATGTATTATTATTTCGTTGTTTTGAAGACAAAGGTTCTCAAATTGTTACCAGTTGTTTTTATAATTGTTATTCATAATGTATTTGGTGTGAGTTTGTATTTGTTGTATGGTTTTGTTATTGGTGTGTGTCTTTCGCGACTGTTTTATCGGTTTAATGTGTTCAATGGAATATTATGTACATCGGGAGGAAGCGTTTTTCGTCGTATAAAATCGCTGGTTATGGTTGTTCAAAACTGCACATATGAGTTCTTTCTAGTTCATGGTCCTGTGTTGCTTTTGTTGGCACATGTTGTAAAAATGGACGGAAATTCAGCTTTGTTGTTAGGAGGGGGTATATCCATTGTGTTTGCTGTTATTTTGAAGCATATAGCAGGTGAAATTATTAAAAAGTGTCAATGGATAGAAGTTGGCCAGCGGGCAATAGTGGCCAGGACATTGTAG
- a CDS encoding rhodanese-like domain-containing protein: MEISRVVRAISPEQLREFMDGREEGTYSLVDVRQPEEYRREHLPGALLIPVPELETRLHELPAGQDVVFYCRSGARSSAAALIAQDSGVIRGSIFNLEGGITAWDGGSIGSMPRVEVFAGIRTAGDLLMKALEMEKAAYILYATVRASTDRDMICELMDTLIGVEEAHARVVYKYLAQYWTDGSGELPAFEQLFEMLNGRILEGGLCVDELQPWIRGALAGECMELADLALEVELNAYDLYRTLARHAAGTGGAYGFGADAELIFLNLASQEKHHARLIMSKVAAFGATAA, translated from the coding sequence ATGGAAATTTCGAGGGTAGTACGGGCAATTTCGCCCGAACAGCTGCGGGAATTCATGGACGGGCGTGAGGAAGGAACCTACTCGCTGGTCGATGTCCGTCAGCCGGAAGAGTATCGTCGGGAGCATCTTCCGGGGGCACTTCTCATTCCCGTTCCCGAGCTGGAAACGCGCCTGCATGAGCTGCCGGCAGGGCAGGATGTCGTGTTCTACTGCCGCAGCGGGGCGCGCTCGTCCGCAGCTGCGCTTATAGCACAGGACAGCGGAGTCATACGGGGCAGCATTTTCAATCTGGAAGGTGGCATTACGGCATGGGACGGCGGCTCCATCGGCAGCATGCCGCGCGTGGAGGTCTTTGCCGGAATCCGTACCGCCGGTGATCTGCTGATGAAGGCGCTGGAGATGGAGAAAGCCGCCTACATTCTCTATGCTACCGTGCGTGCTTCAACCGACCGCGACATGATCTGTGAACTCATGGATACCCTTATCGGGGTGGAAGAAGCTCACGCCAGGGTGGTCTACAAATATCTTGCCCAATACTGGACAGACGGCTCCGGCGAACTGCCCGCCTTTGAACAGCTCTTTGAAATGCTGAACGGCCGTATTCTGGAAGGGGGCCTGTGCGTGGATGAGTTGCAGCCATGGATTCGCGGGGCGCTTGCCGGTGAGTGCATGGAACTGGCCGACCTTGCTCTGGAAGTGGAACTGAACGCCTATGACCTGTACCGCACGCTCGCGCGGCATGCTGCGGGAACAGGGGGGGCCTATGGGTTTGGCGCGGATGCGGAACTCATCTTCCTCAACCTTGCTTCGCAGGAAAAGCACCATGCCCGTCTCATCATGAGCAAGGTGGCAGCGTTCGGAGCAACTGCAGCGTGA
- a CDS encoding YibE/F family protein: MPSLNRFIIELAVVAALIAALFVAAHTPLAGTGEEGVQEVTAIVLATDNSDIMHSAAGAVGPQRLEAMIDGGALKGTKTPALNHLNGQMDMDELFVPGDRILLAIRVADGTVSEARTINTFRQNWELALFAVFALALVAYARLTGLKALVSFMASLGVLWYFYIPNLLNGAAPLPLSLAVLVLLSLVIIITVAGFTRQGIAAFLGTVSGMAVTLLLTLLFGEGFRLSGMTTPFSTTLLVQGAYGLNFQHIFYSAVLLGASGAAMDIAMDVSASMHEIKVKRPDIGMKELVESGFNIGRMVIGTMSTTLLLAYSGGYLTMLMVFVSQETSIARILNMKLVAAEVFRVLIGSIGLLLVAPVTAIIAGALLTFDFSRLRTGMPYRIGSTDRITGATGITGVTNEQETVVAPAADK, translated from the coding sequence ATGCCCAGCCTGAACAGATTCATTATCGAACTTGCCGTTGTCGCGGCACTCATTGCCGCGCTTTTCGTGGCCGCACATACGCCCCTTGCCGGAACCGGAGAGGAAGGCGTGCAGGAAGTAACCGCCATAGTCCTTGCAACGGATAACAGCGATATTATGCATTCAGCCGCAGGAGCAGTCGGCCCCCAGCGGCTCGAAGCCATGATCGACGGTGGAGCGTTGAAGGGAACAAAAACTCCTGCGCTCAACCACCTTAACGGACAGATGGACATGGACGAACTGTTCGTTCCCGGCGACCGCATTCTGCTTGCCATACGCGTTGCAGACGGCACGGTCAGCGAGGCGCGGACCATAAACACCTTCCGGCAGAACTGGGAGCTGGCGCTCTTTGCCGTATTTGCCCTTGCCCTTGTCGCCTATGCCCGTCTCACCGGCCTTAAGGCGCTTGTCTCGTTCATGGCCTCGCTCGGCGTGCTCTGGTATTTCTACATTCCCAACCTGCTGAACGGCGCAGCCCCGCTTCCGCTCAGTCTGGCCGTGCTGGTGCTGCTATCACTCGTCATCATCATTACCGTGGCCGGATTCACCCGACAGGGCATTGCCGCCTTTCTGGGAACCGTGAGCGGCATGGCCGTCACCCTGCTGCTCACCCTGCTCTTCGGCGAAGGGTTCAGGCTCTCCGGCATGACCACGCCCTTTTCCACCACCCTGCTGGTGCAGGGTGCCTACGGCCTGAACTTTCAGCATATTTTCTATTCCGCCGTGCTGCTCGGGGCCTCGGGTGCCGCCATGGATATTGCCATGGACGTGAGCGCCTCCATGCACGAAATCAAGGTGAAACGGCCGGATATAGGCATGAAGGAGCTTGTGGAATCCGGCTTCAATATCGGGCGCATGGTCATCGGCACCATGTCCACCACCTTGTTGCTGGCCTATTCCGGCGGCTACCTGACCATGCTCATGGTCTTCGTCTCGCAGGAAACCAGCATTGCCCGCATTCTCAACATGAAGCTGGTGGCGGCAGAAGTATTCCGGGTTCTCATAGGCAGCATAGGCCTGCTGCTGGTAGCTCCCGTAACCGCCATTATTGCCGGAGCCCTGCTCACCTTCGACTTTTCGCGCCTTCGCACAGGCATGCCTTATCGCATTGGCAGCACTGACCGCATCACTGGTGCCACCGGTATAACCGGCGTCACCAACGAACAGGAAACGGTAGTGGCACCTGCCGCCGACAAATAA
- a CDS encoding response regulator — translation MPSQQIEPHILIADDSRSARDFLKSQLTSLRPGIHEAENGIEAFEIASSRYLDLIITDVQMPGMDGLELCRKLKDDPATQGVPIIILSNMDTDQDISNGFDAGAVGYLAKADCKAELLQRVERTLERSALLRGRGVLVVDDSVSIRTAVARSLAQAGFRVIEADNGREALSRLASFQPDLILSDIHMPVMDGQHFCKAVRAMEQYQNTPFVVMSSSSDRRMLREMAEKGADAYLVKPFNVEEVVLLAEKLLSDHGMMLLQERYRLTRERTMLLSAIASLIQALEARDAYTRGHSESVASLSKSLAQYMGLCAEDVERIILAARLHDIGKIGIADSVLLKQGKLSDDEYECIREHPVKGTQILKPIPSMQSILDAVMYHHERMDGSGYPLGLKGTSIPLDARVVAVADVYDALTSNRPYRSAMKYEEAIGVIKKMRGAHLCPECVDAFLSMMKDGESGVPVRNNDKRGSSRKKSVVA, via the coding sequence ATGCCTTCACAGCAAATCGAGCCTCACATACTTATCGCGGATGACAGCCGTTCGGCGCGTGATTTTCTGAAAAGTCAGCTTACTTCCCTGCGGCCCGGGATACATGAAGCGGAAAACGGGATAGAAGCCTTTGAAATAGCCAGTTCACGGTATCTCGATCTGATCATCACCGATGTGCAGATGCCCGGCATGGACGGACTGGAACTGTGCCGCAAGCTCAAAGATGACCCCGCCACGCAGGGGGTGCCCATCATCATTCTCAGCAATATGGACACGGATCAGGATATTTCCAACGGGTTTGATGCGGGCGCTGTCGGCTATCTCGCCAAGGCGGACTGTAAAGCCGAATTGCTTCAGCGAGTGGAGCGCACTCTGGAACGCTCCGCCCTGCTTCGTGGCCGTGGCGTACTGGTGGTGGATGATTCTGTCAGCATACGCACAGCCGTGGCGCGCAGCCTTGCTCAGGCGGGTTTTCGCGTCATCGAGGCAGATAACGGCCGTGAAGCGCTTTCGCGGCTGGCCTCTTTTCAGCCGGACCTGATTCTCTCGGATATTCATATGCCGGTGATGGACGGGCAGCATTTCTGCAAGGCCGTGCGTGCCATGGAGCAATACCAGAATACGCCCTTTGTGGTCATGAGCAGCAGTTCAGACCGCAGGATGCTGCGGGAAATGGCGGAGAAAGGGGCGGATGCCTATCTCGTCAAACCGTTCAATGTGGAAGAAGTCGTGCTGCTGGCAGAAAAACTGCTCTCGGACCACGGCATGATGCTGCTGCAGGAGCGCTATCGTCTTACCCGTGAGCGGACCATGCTTCTTTCGGCCATTGCCAGTCTCATTCAGGCGCTTGAGGCCCGCGATGCCTACACACGGGGGCATTCTGAATCGGTTGCCTCCCTTTCAAAAAGTCTGGCCCAATACATGGGGCTCTGCGCCGAAGATGTGGAGCGGATTATTCTGGCAGCGCGGTTGCATGATATAGGCAAGATAGGCATAGCCGATTCGGTGCTGCTCAAGCAGGGCAAGCTTTCCGACGACGAGTACGAATGCATACGTGAGCACCCCGTCAAGGGAACCCAGATTCTCAAGCCCATTCCATCCATGCAGAGCATTCTTGATGCGGTGATGTATCATCATGAGCGTATGGACGGCAGCGGCTATCCTCTTGGCCTCAAGGGAACCTCCATTCCGCTGGATGCGCGTGTGGTGGCCGTGGCCGATGTCTATGATGCGCTGACGAGCAACCGCCCGTACCGGTCAGCCATGAAATATGAAGAAGCCATAGGTGTTATCAAGAAGATGCGAGGTGCACATCTGTGTCCGGAGTGCGTGGACGCCTTCCTTTCCATGATGAAAGACGGAGAAAGCGGTGTACCTGTCCGAAATAATGATAAACGCGGGAGTTCGCGCAAAAAATCCGTGGTAGCCTGA
- a CDS encoding GNAT family N-acetyltransferase, producing the protein MNQHIRSYRTEDGEAVLDIWLKASRAGHPFFSEEELLRQYDLVKNHYLPVAEMWVYDSGTVQGFIGMLGTTIGGLFVLPQASGKGIGARLIRHVADMRGPLTVEVFSANTRAFSFYRRSGFIECERSINMEVVPHQEFIIMRQQPEQA; encoded by the coding sequence ATGAATCAACATATTCGAAGCTACCGAACCGAAGACGGCGAGGCCGTTCTGGACATATGGCTCAAGGCCTCCCGCGCGGGACACCCTTTCTTCAGCGAAGAAGAGCTGCTCCGGCAATATGACCTTGTAAAGAACCATTATCTGCCCGTTGCGGAAATGTGGGTCTACGATTCCGGCACAGTGCAGGGCTTTATCGGCATGCTCGGCACCACCATCGGCGGCCTGTTTGTCCTTCCGCAGGCTTCCGGCAAGGGCATCGGCGCCCGGCTTATCCGCCATGTTGCTGACATGCGGGGCCCCCTGACTGTTGAAGTGTTCAGCGCCAACACACGGGCCTTTTCCTTTTACCGGCGCAGCGGATTCATCGAATGCGAACGCAGCATCAACATGGAAGTTGTTCCGCATCAGGAATTCATCATCATGCGCCAGCAGCCGGAACAGGCCTGA
- a CDS encoding GNAT family N-acetyltransferase codes for MNFRTRMVKGTELLPHLESLADLRLSIFCEFPYLYQGDKSHELGYLKVYAESPDAMAIMGWEGEAVAGAVTGVPLVSEAAEFTAGFAGTAYPVEQGYYIGELLFHRQFRGGGRGSVLLEQAEAHVRSLNRFRYLACATVVRPDNHPMRPSDFVPIERFLRHHAYDRMDGVTTMMQWPELGGASLEHVMQFWVKEL; via the coding sequence ATGAATTTTCGGACACGGATGGTGAAGGGGACTGAACTGCTTCCCCATCTGGAATCACTTGCAGACCTCAGGTTATCCATATTCTGCGAGTTTCCCTATCTGTATCAGGGGGATAAGAGTCACGAGCTGGGCTACCTGAAGGTATATGCCGAATCTCCCGATGCCATGGCCATCATGGGCTGGGAAGGCGAGGCCGTTGCCGGTGCTGTTACCGGTGTTCCGCTCGTAAGCGAGGCTGCAGAATTCACTGCAGGCTTTGCCGGAACAGCCTATCCTGTCGAACAGGGATACTACATAGGGGAATTGCTCTTTCATCGGCAATTTCGCGGCGGCGGGCGGGGTTCGGTTCTGCTGGAGCAGGCTGAAGCGCATGTCCGCTCCCTGAACCGGTTCCGGTATCTTGCCTGTGCGACCGTGGTCCGGCCCGATAATCATCCCATGCGGCCTTCGGATTTTGTGCCCATAGAGCGTTTTCTGCGACACCATGCTTATGATCGCATGGACGGTGTGACCACCATGATGCAGTGGCCGGAACTGGGCGGGGCAAGCCTTGAGCATGTCATGCAGTTCTGGGTGAAAGAGCTGTAG
- a CDS encoding DUF6946 family protein, with protein sequence MVAKHTPVYVPTDGPEGWRQFLADPIKQWKNGCSAKELAYSWESAEGFPFEIAATLNSHPAFDSLEILFAVPEYKVPLPGGGRASQNDLFVLARHADGLAVIMVEGKASESFGPTLGEWRAEGSSGKVSRLAYLQSVLRLNGGLSDSVRYQLLHRAASALIVAERFHAASAIMLVHSFSIDNRWFDDYASFLNLYGVTAEIGVLHKLLEDPQPHLFCGWVKGIPVAR encoded by the coding sequence ATGGTAGCAAAGCATACGCCTGTTTATGTCCCTACGGACGGCCCTGAGGGGTGGAGGCAATTTCTGGCTGACCCCATTAAGCAATGGAAGAATGGGTGTTCAGCAAAAGAGTTGGCATACAGCTGGGAATCTGCAGAAGGTTTTCCGTTTGAAATTGCGGCAACTCTCAATTCGCATCCCGCATTTGATAGCCTTGAAATTTTATTTGCCGTTCCTGAGTATAAAGTACCCTTGCCTGGTGGGGGCAGAGCATCACAGAACGACCTTTTTGTGCTGGCAAGACATGCTGATGGGCTCGCTGTGATAATGGTTGAAGGGAAAGCGTCTGAGTCATTTGGCCCAACACTTGGCGAGTGGAGGGCTGAGGGTTCGTCTGGTAAGGTTAGCAGGCTTGCGTACTTGCAGAGTGTATTGCGCCTTAATGGGGGGCTGTCAGACAGCGTCCGGTATCAACTTCTTCATCGGGCGGCTTCGGCATTGATTGTCGCAGAGCGTTTTCATGCTGCGAGTGCAATCATGTTGGTGCACTCGTTTTCCATTGATAACAGGTGGTTCGATGATTATGCGTCTTTCTTGAATCTGTATGGTGTGACTGCTGAGATTGGTGTTCTTCATAAACTGCTGGAAGACCCACAGCCGCATCTGTTTTGTGGTTGGGTTAAGGGCATTCCAGTGGCCCGCTAA
- a CDS encoding GGDEF domain-containing protein: MAATFKVSKNRFGGVGYFLLHFIFQAVGMTIALMRPAIPQFFSVILANTLMICGVISFTLGAAMFTRRRVSRLPFALYTGVFIAAFLYFTYITPDIQIRILLFSGMLIPIFLYVACILFKPTDATYKEHCGFTGTAALMFAALFLVRVYVTYINGPVADYVNAQSPDAIINMFTTLLTVLLLYSVQHMINGRLLAELELLTDTQSGMLLKMEHLATKDHLTGAYNRRKIEEIIKSEISRYNRREQPLCLILCDIDNFKSINDNFGHDVGDKVITHTIDLITAHKRDTDKAGRWGGEEFIIVCPMTNIEHATAMAERLRNIIESHQPDCTQERQKVTVSFGVAQYVTGSSVESFVKCADKALYRAKQRGRNAVMPSPGSCL; the protein is encoded by the coding sequence ATGGCAGCGACGTTCAAAGTCAGCAAAAACCGCTTTGGCGGCGTGGGCTATTTTCTTCTTCACTTCATCTTTCAGGCTGTGGGCATGACCATTGCCCTTATGCGCCCCGCCATTCCCCAGTTTTTCTCCGTAATACTGGCAAACACCCTCATGATCTGCGGTGTCATCAGCTTCACTCTCGGGGCGGCCATGTTCACACGCAGGCGTGTTTCACGGCTTCCATTTGCTCTCTACACCGGCGTCTTCATAGCCGCATTTCTCTACTTCACGTACATCACACCCGACATACAAATCCGCATATTGCTCTTCTCGGGCATGCTCATCCCCATATTTCTTTACGTAGCCTGCATCCTGTTCAAACCAACCGACGCAACCTACAAAGAACATTGCGGATTTACAGGAACCGCGGCCCTGATGTTCGCAGCGCTCTTTCTTGTCCGGGTATACGTAACATACATAAACGGCCCGGTTGCGGACTACGTCAATGCCCAGTCTCCCGATGCCATCATCAACATGTTCACCACACTGCTGACGGTGCTGCTGCTGTATTCCGTACAGCACATGATTAACGGCCGGCTGCTTGCAGAATTAGAGCTGCTCACCGATACACAATCGGGCATGCTTCTCAAAATGGAGCACCTTGCCACCAAGGACCATCTCACAGGGGCGTATAACAGGCGCAAGATAGAAGAGATCATCAAGAGCGAAATCTCGCGATACAACCGCCGCGAGCAACCTCTCTGCCTGATCCTGTGCGACATAGACAACTTCAAGAGCATAAACGACAATTTCGGCCACGATGTCGGCGACAAGGTGATAACACACACCATCGACCTCATCACCGCTCATAAACGTGATACGGACAAAGCCGGAAGGTGGGGCGGCGAAGAATTCATCATCGTCTGCCCCATGACCAACATCGAGCACGCGACAGCCATGGCGGAACGGCTGCGCAACATCATAGAGTCGCACCAGCCCGACTGCACCCAGGAAAGGCAAAAGGTAACCGTAAGCTTTGGTGTGGCTCAATACGTTACCGGCAGTTCTGTGGAATCCTTTGTCAAATGCGCTGACAAGGCTCTTTATCGGGCCAAGCAACGCGGACGGAACGCGGTTATGCCCTCGCCCGGGTCTTGCCTGTAG
- a CDS encoding PaaI family thioesterase — MHNATLHNFIENEFPFHLLLGVRVDHLGEDCVRLFIPYKDQLIGHAKRSMIHGGVISSLVDICGGFAVWTHCKPEDHIATITLSVDYLRPAKAFDLYAEAKIRLLGNKVGNAHVVVWSAGNRETHIAEGRGVYNIKRG; from the coding sequence ATGCACAACGCCACGCTTCACAACTTCATCGAAAACGAATTCCCCTTCCATCTCCTGCTCGGCGTCCGGGTGGACCATCTGGGAGAAGATTGCGTCCGCCTGTTCATCCCCTACAAGGATCAGCTCATAGGCCACGCCAAGCGTTCCATGATCCACGGTGGCGTCATCTCCAGCCTTGTGGATATCTGCGGCGGCTTTGCGGTATGGACCCACTGCAAGCCGGAAGACCACATAGCTACCATCACCCTGAGTGTGGACTACCTGCGACCTGCCAAAGCGTTCGACCTGTATGCGGAAGCCAAAATCCGCCTGCTGGGGAACAAGGTCGGCAACGCCCACGTGGTTGTCTGGTCTGCGGGTAACCGCGAAACCCACATTGCAGAAGGTCGCGGCGTATACAACATCAAGCGGGGCTGA
- a CDS encoding alkaline phosphatase — protein MKPRFNIPRTIGSLLLSAAFLLITSAAFAAAPKYVFYFIGDGMGPVQRQAAQYFHKIETGNPDARLLMNSFPISALVTTHSANTLITDSAAGGTALATGFKTTNDMVSKLPDGTDIKTIAEAARDAGYAVGIATTTRITHATPAAFSAHNVHRDNENEIAVDQLNSGFDYLAGGGYRNFVAKNNAEGLKSKRKDNRDLVAEFKAKGYTTFIGEKNRDAFRAYKPKKGDKVLAPVSSSAMDMEIDRRNSRETENAMPSLAELTAKGIEVLAAQEKPFFMMVEGGRIDYAAHCNDAAGTIWDTLALDEAIAKAYEFYKKHPEETLIVVAADHETGGMAMGISLDSKGYFLKLNELFKVKASAEDVLMYVYPQMVKDYPDVAQRQKAYLGYIADKFGLTDLNARERKIIESAMAVEDKNQGLPEEKQTTYGYAYTPTMIAVSHVVSERARISWTSYVHTASVITLSAEGKGAEQFAGFKDNTDLPRIMAKLMNAKLSTFERTPSAALLGETTGPSKKYSEIPYGETENVLGKN, from the coding sequence ATGAAACCCAGATTCAACATCCCCCGGACAATCGGCTCGTTGCTGCTCTCGGCTGCCTTCCTGCTGATTACCTCCGCCGCCTTTGCGGCAGCACCCAAGTATGTGTTCTACTTCATCGGCGACGGCATGGGGCCGGTTCAGCGGCAGGCTGCCCAGTATTTCCACAAGATCGAGACCGGCAATCCCGATGCCCGCCTGCTCATGAACAGCTTCCCCATTTCCGCGCTGGTGACGACCCACTCCGCCAACACGCTGATCACCGACTCCGCAGCAGGCGGCACCGCGCTGGCTACCGGCTTCAAGACCACCAACGACATGGTTTCCAAGCTGCCGGACGGCACCGATATAAAGACCATTGCAGAAGCCGCCCGCGATGCAGGCTACGCTGTAGGCATTGCCACCACCACCCGCATCACCCACGCCACGCCCGCAGCCTTCTCTGCGCACAACGTGCACCGCGATAATGAAAACGAAATTGCCGTGGACCAGCTCAATTCCGGCTTCGATTATCTGGCAGGCGGCGGCTACCGTAACTTTGTCGCCAAAAACAATGCCGAAGGCCTCAAGTCCAAGCGCAAGGACAACCGCGATCTGGTCGCCGAGTTCAAGGCCAAGGGCTACACCACCTTTATCGGTGAAAAGAACCGCGACGCCTTCCGCGCTTACAAGCCCAAGAAGGGTGACAAGGTGCTCGCCCCTGTTTCCTCCAGCGCCATGGACATGGAAATCGACCGCCGCAACAGCCGCGAGACCGAAAACGCCATGCCCTCGCTCGCCGAATTGACTGCCAAGGGCATTGAAGTGCTCGCAGCTCAGGAAAAGCCCTTCTTCATGATGGTGGAAGGCGGCCGCATCGACTACGCAGCCCACTGCAATGATGCCGCCGGCACCATCTGGGACACCCTTGCCCTTGATGAAGCCATTGCCAAGGCATACGAATTCTACAAAAAGCATCCTGAAGAAACTCTTATCGTCGTTGCCGCAGACCACGAAACCGGCGGCATGGCTATGGGCATCAGCCTTGACTCCAAGGGCTACTTCCTCAAGCTGAACGAACTCTTCAAGGTCAAAGCTTCCGCCGAAGACGTGCTGATGTACGTCTACCCCCAGATGGTCAAAGACTACCCCGATGTGGCCCAGCGCCAGAAAGCCTACCTCGGCTACATTGCGGACAAGTTCGGCCTGACCGACCTGAATGCCCGCGAACGCAAGATCATCGAATCCGCCATGGCCGTGGAAGACAAGAACCAGGGCCTGCCTGAAGAAAAGCAGACCACCTATGGCTATGCCTACACCCCCACCATGATCGCCGTTTCCCACGTGGTATCAGAACGCGCCCGCATCAGCTGGACCTCTTACGTGCACACGGCATCCGTCATCACGCTGTCTGCCGAAGGCAAGGGCGCTGAACAGTTTGCCGGATTCAAGGACAACACCGACCTGCCCAGAATCATGGCAAAGCTCATGAACGCAAAGCTGTCCACCTTTGAGCGTACTCCCTCCGCAGCCCTGCTGGGCGAGACCACCGGACCTTCCAAGAAGTATTCCGAAATCCCCTACGGGGAAACAGAGAACGTTCTCGGAAAGAACTAG